The DNA sequence GCCGGGATACCAGTTTTCATAGCCAGACCCGACTTCAACCACTTCGATCCATCAGCATAACGTCGTCGTCTAGGAACCGCCCGCAACTCCTCATCATAGCTTTTGACTATTTGATCTCTGGGCGTATCAAACAACCTCTCACAAAACCTCTCGGTGTGGCCGAGGATACCACAAATGTAACAAAAAGTTGGCAAATCCTCATACTTGAAAGAGACATGACAAACCGGCCCCCCTTGTATCTCcagttttttcttcttttttaatgGCTTGTCCACACGTATCTTGACTCGAATGCGAAGGTAATCCCTCCAAACACCCAGAAAATTATTCGGATCGGACTTGACAAACCTTCCAATATAGTTACCAATCCCTTGAATGATTCTTTCCGACATAAAACCAGTCACCATGTTGTGTATTTGAACCCACAATTCAAGGTGTGATAACACTACCTGCCTCGGATTTTCCCCTTGTTTCACCCTCTCAAAAATTAATGGCGCTCTATCAAACGTCCATGGGCTTCCTTCAATAACCCTTTCAATGTCCACTTCATGGTAAAattgaaacaaaaataaattcggCTCTAATTCCTTCACATAAAGTCCCCTTCCTGGTTGCCATAGAGTGGCAATTTTATTTTGCATTGCCTGAAAATCGATGGCACGATTTGTTAAAAACGTTCCCACCAAAAGCCATCTATCGTCTATTTCCGAGGAATCCACAGCAACATTGTCAAAGATCAGTCCTTCCTCATCCTCATCGTCAATCGAAAACGCAGCAGCCATCCTCTCCACTGTATCCCCTTGATCCATTGTGACCAACTAAAATAAACTTGAGACTAACACGACAgaacaaagtgatcaaaaccAAAACACTGTCAACGAACAAACAACCATGTCAAAAAGAcaagactaaaaaaaaaaatagaaaaaattataaaattacaactaaaaaattaaaaattaataatatttgaaGGACTAAGTAAAACATAGCTCCATCCCTCATAATTGGCAATATTATTTCACGTGGAACCCTTTCCATGCAAAGCGCAAAATTTAAGTGGAATTTTAACTGTCCAAAAGAATTTTCACCAACTTGataacattattttttattttttgaaatttagatTGTAATCACTTTGAACTATGCTAAACTATGCTAAAGTTACGATTAATCCAAAACTAGCatttttcttagttaatttATTAGGGTAGGTTTAGtattatttttggaataattttttcttacatcttaaaataaaatatatttatgcaTCAAAAATAGTAGAATCATTCAATTGTAGAAAAatcatttagtttatttttatgttaagtTTGACTAGAGAACGACATGTCGTTGATATTGTGGCTCTCGCATCGAACGGCTGTGATCAAATCACGTTGATTCAATTTGCAACCGAACCCAATCCAAATTCTTGGTTAAACCCCTCAGGAAAGAGTGTTCATTGTTCTCTAAGCCTCCGCCAAATATGAATATGGGGTCAATGAGTTTCGCTTCAATCTTCGCCAACGGTTGCCGTAGTCTAAGCTCCCCTGCTCTCCTCGTTCGTACCTTGGGTCTCACTCATATCTCTCTTGTTGATTACTCTAACAATCTTCTTCCGGTACCTTGGTGTCCCCGGACTCCGACTCCGACTCCAAATAAAAGAGCATTTTCATGTGAAGCTACGAAAACAGATGTTGCCGATCTCAATACCGATTCTTCTGCAAATGGGTACCTTAAATTTTCCAACTTTAAGTGTTTTTCACCAATAGAAAATGGAATTCTATATATATTCTCGTTCTCTCAGTTTTTGGctctttgtttgtttgttttatttattgtttgggTTCGTTGGAAGTTAACGTTAATGAATATGTAGCTGACGAAAAGCTTTACAACGTTTAATTTTGAAAGTTtgaacttttatttttcaatgggATTCTCCAATTTTCCATATTTGTTCAGTGTGTATTTCAATGCTTCAACATTGCTCCTTTTCACGTTAAAGATCATACATTTATCACCATTGTCTAAGGTACCATTCGTAGTTACAATGCACAGTGGAGCTATGATTATCACACATATTAGATGGATTCTTCTAGCTAATTAATGTATAGTTTTTGTCATATGATTTTTGCTTTGCTAACATTAAAGCTTTAAATTCAAATCAGCTACCCAAAATATGATCGCTTGCTACCTTGTCCCTCGCACAATTTACCTCCAAGAGTTGAACATTTGGTTGTTAGTGAAGGGGGACGTGTTCAGGATTATATATGTAAAGCTCTGGATCTTCCTCCTTTGTAAGTGTTCCTGTTTAGTCATGTTGTATTTTTGTCAATGCTTAAGAATTAATTTCTGTTATAAGAAGTTTGAGTAATTAGTAAAAAAACATTTTTATGGTTTGAAGGTTTGTTGCAGATCTCATCCATTTTGGAGCTGTATTTTATGCCCTGGTATGTCCAAGGCCTCCTCCAACTGCAACACCAGAGCAAGTAAAGTTATTCAAGCAATACACAGCACCTTCAGCTTTGGTAAATAGAACTTCCATCAAAGGTAAAACCGTACGAGAAGCTCAGAAAACTTTCCGGATAACACATGTAGACCAGTTTGTTGAAACTGGAACATACTTGCGCGTACACGTGCATCCAAAGCGTTCTCCAAGGTAGAACACAAGATTTGATGGATTTTGAATCCATTCATTTTTTACTAAGCTCCACTCTTCTTGTTGACCAGGTGCTATGAAATTGACTGGAAATCAAGAATTATAGCTGTGGCTGATTCTTACGTTGTTTTGGACAAACCTGCTGGTACATCAGTATGTAACAATTCCATAACTTTTGTATTATGTTGATGTGACATAAAAGCTCTCTTGGATAAATAATATTGCTGTATGTATTTATGCATCTTTGTAAGTGGCTATAATtgaaaaaaggaaagaaaagttGGTTGGCAGATACTTAAATTAAGATGCTGTGTTTGCTGTGAATTTATGTAGCAGTAACAAGATTTTGGTTTCTGTTTTGAATGTACAACGAGTTTTTAGCTGGGgttgtgtgtgtgtatatatataaatatttctgAATTTGTTGATTATAACTTGAACCTTGATGAACTTTGTTATTGTTGTTCGTGTTATTTACACTGAATGATACTATGCACTTTGGGTCAGGTAGGAGGAACCACTGACAACATTGAGGAAACTTGTGCAACCTTTGCAACTCGTGCCTTGGGATTAACAAGCCCATTAAGGACTACACACCAGATTGACAATTGTACAGAAGGATGGTAactcttatttaagttgttgtGATGTGATCTGTTTCTTCTTGGATGATGTTTTAAGATAATTGATCTTATTTAAACCCATTAGGGACTTACACCAGATTGATAATTTTACGGAATGATGGTATAATTCATATTGAAGTTGCTGTCATGTGATGTATTTTTCTTGGTTGGTGTGTCAAGATAATTGAAGGTGTGGAAATAATGCCTATTTTAATTCTCTTGCAGTGTTGTGTTAGCTAGGACC is a window from the Cannabis sativa cultivar Pink pepper isolate KNU-18-1 chromosome 1, ASM2916894v1, whole genome shotgun sequence genome containing:
- the LOC115707798 gene encoding RNA pseudouridine synthase 6, chloroplastic isoform X2, whose amino-acid sequence is MLPISIPILLQMATQNMIACYLVPRTIYLQELNIWLLVKGDVFRIIYVKLWIFLLYLIHFGAVFYALVCPRPPPTATPEQVKLFKQYTAPSALVNRTSIKGKTVREAQKTFRITHVDQFVETGTYLRVHVHPKRSPRCYEIDWKSRIIAVADSYVVLDKPAGTSVGGTTDNIEETCATFATRALGLTSPLRTTHQIDNCTEGCVVLARTKEYCSVFHGKIREKTVKKLYLALAAAPLPVGIITHYMRPINMAPRLVSEEKIEGWHMCKLEIIECRKVPWPSSAIKEKYCVEDCYWPSKDYAYECKINLLTGKTHQIRAQLTACGAPILGDSAYMPAALAEITSPGVNPFGKHRKNRSIEDIKETDITEWIAQHGKEPSVGIGLQACQISWDDGKHMYEAGIPWWRC
- the LOC115717621 gene encoding uncharacterized protein LOC115717621; its protein translation is MDQGDTVERMAAAFSIDDEDEEGLIFDNVAVDSSEIDDRWLLVGTFLTNRAIDFQAMQNKIATLWQPGRGLYVKELEPNLFLFQFYHEVDIERVIEGSPWTFDRAPLIFERVKQGENPRQVVLSHLELWVQIHNMVTGFMSERIIQGIGNYIGRFVKSDPNNFLGVWRDYLRIRVKIRVDKPLKKKKKLEIQGGPVCHVSFKYEDLPTFCYICGILGHTERFCERLFDTPRDQIVKSYDEELRAVPRRRRYADGSKWLKSGLAMKTGIPAARAFTSNSSGGGSSQGTRGADHHQIPIARNPGDSLLPNNHANFDKNLYGELRDARHLGKEKSLEIRELNGEESELAPGENNSNEGLTFIDNKRRRMGLVDGSGLVNEEEIEVTNKAHEDIIFTEMDVVCDSGKVAVGSSGSPKNFVGAGLGFQARQSL
- the LOC115707798 gene encoding RNA pseudouridine synthase 6, chloroplastic isoform X1 — encoded protein: MNMGSMSFASIFANGCRSLSSPALLVRTLGLTHISLVDYSNNLLPVPWCPRTPTPTPNKRAFSCEATKTDVADLNTDSSANGYPKYDRLLPCPSHNLPPRVEHLVVSEGGRVQDYICKALDLPPLFVADLIHFGAVFYALVCPRPPPTATPEQVKLFKQYTAPSALVNRTSIKGKTVREAQKTFRITHVDQFVETGTYLRVHVHPKRSPRCYEIDWKSRIIAVADSYVVLDKPAGTSVGGTTDNIEETCATFATRALGLTSPLRTTHQIDNCTEGCVVLARTKEYCSVFHGKIREKTVKKLYLALAAAPLPVGIITHYMRPINMAPRLVSEEKIEGWHMCKLEIIECRKVPWPSSAIKEKYCVEDCYWPSKDYAYECKINLLTGKTHQIRAQLTACGAPILGDSAYMPAALAEITSPGVNPFGKHRKNRSIEDIKETDITEWIAQHGKEPSVGIGLQACQISWDDGKHMYEAGIPWWRC